The proteins below are encoded in one region of Triticum aestivum cultivar Chinese Spring chromosome 1B, IWGSC CS RefSeq v2.1, whole genome shotgun sequence:
- the LOC123139866 gene encoding uncharacterized protein, whose product MAATSVASAPRPLRATPRRHPCTPCRRHHAAPPHALRRPRLSVSASAADEASSASSPSSSRFYFNFTGFPFPLGPFLNRRTTRTEAVKGSVWLFEQEQALGFSSVSTNTRMTVVRLRSGGLWVHAPIAPTKECIQLIKELGAPVEHIVLPTFAYEHKIFLGPFSRKFPRAQVWVAPRQWSWPVNLPLEFFGVFRSKPLEDEDDATPWAAEIEQKVLSSPEVGIGPYVEVAFYHKPSRTLLVTDAVIFVPRQPPDCISKESLLAAAKNGLAVKILSKGREVPDDPVEDNKLTRQTGWERMVLQILFLGPSNLLEPNASFAQMSQKLIVSPIVKTLVFSKVPEKVRDWVDRIAADWPFRRIIPAHFAAPINASRSDFLAAFAFLDEFLPDRPAASLGLPLIFASLMGKAASYFPPDDMKTLSSLDDFLVSVGAVKKTVSGRKR is encoded by the exons ATGGCAGCCACATCCGTCGCCTCCGCCCCGCGCCCGCTCCGCGCGACGCCGCGCCGGCATCCTTGCACGccctgccgccgccaccacgccgCGCCGCCCCACGCCCTCCGCAGGCCGCGCCTCTCCGTCTCGGCCTCCGCCGCCGACGaagccagcagcgcctcgtcgccgtcgtcttcgCGGTTCTACTTCAACTTCACCGGCTTCCCCTTCCCGCTCGGCCCCTTCCTCAACCGCCGCACCACCCGCACCGAG GCCGTGAAGGGCAGCGTATGGCTGTTCGAGCAGGAGCAGGCGCTGGGCTTCAGCAGCGTCTCCACCAACACCCGCATGACCGTCGTCAGGCTCCGCTCCGGCGGGCTCTGGGTGCACGCCCCCATCGCCCCCACCAAGGAATGCATCCAG CTGATCAAGGAGCTGGGCGCGCCGGTGGAGCACATCGTGCTGCCGACCTTCGCGTACGAGCACAAGATCTTCCTCGGGCCCTTCTCCAGGAAGTTCCCCAGGGCGCAGGTGTGGGTGGCGCCGCGCCAGTGGAGCTGGCCCGTCAACCTGCCGCTCGAGTTCTTCGGGGTCTTCCGGTCCAAGCCcctcgaggacgaggacgacgccaCGCCCTGGGCCGCCGAGATCGAGCAGAAGGTGCTCAGCTCGCCGGAAGTTG GGATTGGGCCGTATGTGGAGGTGGCGTTCTACCATAAGCCTTCCAGGACATTGCTGGTGACGGATGCTGTGATTTTTGTTCCTCGGCAGCCACCCGATTGCATCAGCAAAGAGTCCTTGTTGGCAGCTGCCAAGAATGGCTTGGCAGTGAAGATATTGAGCAAAGGGAGAGAGGTTCCTGATGATCCCGTTGAGGACAACAAGCTGACCCGGCAGACAG GATGGGAGAGGATGGTACTTCAAATACTGTTTCTCGGCCCCTCAAATCTTCTCGAGCCAAATGCGAGTTTCGCTCAAATGTCACAGAAACTGATCGTTTCACCAATTGTCAAGACACTCGTCTTCAGCAAAGTTCCGGAGAAG GTGAGGGACTGGGTGGACAGGATCGCGGCGGACTGGCCGTTCCGACGGATCATCCCGGCGCACTTCGCCGCCCCAATCAACGCGAGCCGGTCCGACTTCCTGGCCGCCTTCGCCTTCCTCGACGAGTTCCTCCCGGACCGCCCCGCCGCGTCGCTCGGCCTGCCCCTCATCTTCGCCTCGCTCATGGGCAAGGCGGCCAGCTACTTCCCGCCGGACGACATGAAGACCCTCTCGTCGCTCGACGACTTCCTGGTCTCCGTCGGCGCAGTCAAGAAGACCGTCTCCGGAAGGAAGCGATGA